Proteins encoded in a region of the Deltaproteobacteria bacterium genome:
- a CDS encoding ABC transporter ATP-binding protein: MNENKHLQWAVEIEDLVKNFGAFTAVDHISLKVRKGEIFGFLGPNGAGKSTTIRMLCGILVPTAGKGKVSGFDIFTEPEKIKENIGYMSQKFSLYDDLTVEENLDFFSGIYRLSRGIKKERKEWALQMAGLQDRRESLTRNLAGGWKQRLALGCAILHEPSILFLDEPTSGVDPLSRRSFWDLIYEMAGRGVTVFVTTHYMDEAEYCDRLALIDRGKIIALGTPVELKTRYMPEAVWELETDHLHEALGVLKEGAGVTGRPAAQMQEPPLTEVAVFGNTLHVVTRREEDLSTYIPALLAARGIATKRLEQIEPSLEDVFVSLIEAKDRQVSKVSLSSQP, from the coding sequence ATGAACGAAAATAAGCATCTGCAATGGGCAGTGGAAATTGAAGATTTGGTGAAGAACTTTGGGGCCTTTACCGCCGTTGACCATATCTCCCTCAAAGTGAGGAAGGGAGAAATTTTTGGATTTCTGGGTCCGAACGGCGCGGGCAAATCCACTACCATCCGCATGCTTTGCGGCATCCTGGTGCCTACCGCCGGAAAGGGTAAAGTGAGCGGCTTCGACATTTTCACAGAGCCGGAAAAAATTAAAGAAAATATCGGCTACATGTCTCAAAAATTTTCCCTCTATGATGACCTCACGGTGGAAGAGAATCTCGATTTCTTTTCCGGCATCTACCGTTTGTCCCGGGGAATTAAAAAAGAGCGGAAAGAGTGGGCGCTGCAGATGGCCGGTCTCCAGGACCGGCGAGAGAGCCTGACCCGGAACCTAGCCGGAGGGTGGAAACAGCGCCTGGCCCTGGGCTGTGCCATTCTGCATGAGCCTTCCATCCTTTTTTTAGATGAACCGACCTCGGGGGTGGATCCCCTTTCCCGCCGCAGCTTCTGGGATTTGATTTATGAAATGGCTGGTCGGGGAGTGACCGTATTTGTTACGACTCATTACATGGATGAAGCAGAGTACTGTGATCGCCTCGCGCTGATCGATCGGGGGAAAATAATAGCCCTGGGAACTCCGGTAGAGTTGAAAACCAGGTATATGCCGGAGGCTGTGTGGGAACTGGAAACGGACCACTTGCATGAGGCCTTGGGAGTTTTGAAAGAGGGTGCAGGGGTAACTGGCCGGCCAGCCGCCCAGATGCAAGAACCCCCCCTAACCGAAGTAGCGGTTTTCGGCAATACTTTGCATGTGGTGACCCGCCGGGAAGAAGACCTCTCTACGTATATCCCTGCCCTTCTCGCCGCTCGGGGAATCGCCACGAAGCGCTTGGAACAGATTGAGCCTTCCTTGGAAGATGTGTTTGTTTCCCTGATTGAAGCCAAAGATCGCCAAGTCTCCAAAGTATCGCTCAGCAGTCAGCCCTAA
- a CDS encoding ABC transporter ATP-binding protein translates to MLAIKAENLSKKFGALTSVNNLNLEVKKGEIFGLVGPDGAGKTTTIRMFSGILHPTAGEAWVLDHPISREAEPLKEKIGYMAQRFALYSDLTVMENINFYADLYAVPQKERPSRIDRLLAFSNLAPFQKRLAQNLSGGMKQKLGLACALIHTPQVLFLDEPTNGVDPVSRRDFWRILYDLLKEGVTIFVSTAYLDEAERCHRIGLMHQGNLLSVGTPDEIKGLMKGELWEVRCQQRMKARNLLQNLPGIRSVGIFGDRIHVVLEDGEKTRPQMESLLRESGLEISSVRRITPSVEDVFIATVTEKVRSDESD, encoded by the coding sequence ATGCTGGCGATTAAAGCTGAAAATCTGAGCAAAAAGTTCGGCGCTCTCACCTCCGTGAACAACCTAAACCTGGAGGTGAAAAAGGGGGAGATTTTTGGACTCGTGGGCCCAGACGGGGCTGGTAAGACTACAACCATCCGCATGTTTAGCGGCATCTTGCACCCTACAGCGGGAGAGGCCTGGGTCCTGGATCACCCCATTTCCCGGGAAGCCGAACCCTTAAAGGAAAAAATCGGTTACATGGCCCAGCGCTTTGCTCTTTATAGCGACTTGACGGTTATGGAGAACATCAACTTCTATGCCGATCTTTATGCCGTCCCGCAGAAAGAGCGCCCCTCCCGAATTGATCGTCTGCTGGCCTTTAGCAATCTGGCCCCCTTTCAAAAACGTCTGGCCCAAAATCTTTCGGGAGGGATGAAGCAAAAATTGGGATTGGCTTGCGCTCTGATTCATACCCCCCAGGTTCTTTTCCTCGACGAACCCACAAACGGCGTAGACCCTGTATCGCGCCGGGACTTCTGGCGCATCCTTTACGACCTTCTCAAGGAGGGAGTGACGATCTTTGTTTCTACGGCTTACCTTGATGAGGCCGAGCGCTGCCACCGCATCGGCCTGATGCACCAAGGAAATCTCCTGTCCGTGGGCACTCCCGACGAAATCAAGGGCCTCATGAAAGGGGAGCTTTGGGAGGTGCGCTGCCAGCAAAGAATGAAGGCCCGGAACCTACTCCAGAATCTTCCGGGGATAAGAAGCGTGGGGATTTTCGGGGACCGGATTCATGTAGTTCTGGAGGACGGAGAAAAAACCAGACCGCAAATGGAAAGCCTGCTCAGGGAATCCGGTTTGGAAATCTCTTCCGTGAGAAGGATTACTCCCTCTGTGGAGGATGTCTTTATCGCCACCGTTACGGAAAAAGTTCGGAGTGATGAGTCCGATTAA
- a CDS encoding efflux RND transporter periplasmic adaptor subunit: MKKRKGMLSLAIVLAGGIIFYYWQFHSREIPESTIQVSGNIEVTTIDVAFKISGKIDKRLVDEGDIVKEGQLIATLEHKDLLAQKAKAGATLETARSRLPALEKNIDYQDQATTQEISQAQAAVENAQARLQQLLDGSRPQEIQSAKAGVDQALADMEKKKADMDRAKKLYQDKYIAAQDWDAAKTAYDMAVANYKKAQENYDLVVEGPRKEEIAAGRAQLEQSQAALRLAKTHRIQIDVLKKELATARGQVKEAASALEVIQTQIEYSNLYAPTSGVVLVKNAEPGEFVVPGGAVVTLGQIEKPWLKAFINESDLGRVKLGQKVSVTTDTYPGKEYPGKVTFISSEAEFTPKNVQTAKERVKLVYRIKVALENPQNELKPGMPADAQIHLK, translated from the coding sequence ATGAAAAAAAGGAAGGGGATGCTTTCCCTGGCCATTGTCCTGGCAGGGGGAATCATCTTTTACTATTGGCAATTTCACAGTAGAGAGATTCCCGAATCAACCATTCAGGTCTCAGGAAATATAGAGGTTACCACGATTGATGTCGCCTTCAAAATCTCCGGGAAGATTGACAAGCGTCTGGTCGATGAAGGAGATATAGTTAAAGAAGGGCAGCTCATCGCCACCCTGGAGCATAAAGACCTTTTGGCCCAGAAGGCCAAAGCCGGGGCTACGCTGGAAACGGCGCGTTCGCGCCTTCCAGCCCTGGAGAAGAATATTGATTATCAGGATCAAGCTACCACACAGGAAATTTCTCAGGCCCAGGCGGCCGTAGAGAACGCCCAAGCCCGACTACAGCAGCTTCTCGATGGCTCGCGTCCTCAAGAGATTCAATCCGCCAAGGCCGGAGTCGATCAAGCACTGGCTGATATGGAAAAGAAAAAGGCCGATATGGACCGGGCCAAAAAACTTTACCAGGATAAATATATCGCCGCCCAGGACTGGGATGCTGCTAAAACGGCTTACGACATGGCTGTGGCCAATTATAAAAAGGCCCAGGAAAATTATGACTTGGTAGTTGAGGGGCCCCGCAAGGAAGAGATTGCGGCCGGCCGAGCTCAATTGGAACAATCTCAGGCGGCTCTGCGCCTGGCTAAAACCCACCGAATACAGATCGACGTTTTGAAGAAGGAGTTGGCCACCGCCCGGGGGCAGGTTAAGGAGGCGGCCTCGGCGCTGGAGGTCATTCAGACGCAAATCGAGTACAGCAATCTTTACGCTCCAACTTCGGGAGTCGTTCTGGTAAAGAATGCGGAACCCGGTGAGTTTGTCGTTCCGGGAGGAGCAGTTGTTACGCTGGGCCAAATTGAAAAACCCTGGCTAAAGGCTTTTATCAACGAGAGTGACCTGGGCAGAGTGAAGCTTGGGCAGAAAGTTTCCGTGACCACGGATACTTATCCGGGAAAGGAATATCCGGGCAAGGTCACTTTCATCTCCTCCGAAGCTGAATTTACCCCCAAAAATGTACAGACGGCAAAAGAGCGTGTGAAGCTCGTCTATCGCATCAAGGTTGCCCTGGAGAATCCCCAGAACGAACTCAAACCGGGAATGCCCGCAGATGCCCAAATCCATCTGAAATAA
- a CDS encoding IS1380 family transposase, producing the protein MVKRQDKGSAGRCKNQGESECQPKANKIGHSTAYDYCRERLSPFGGLLGLVKFLDLVRFREIFEGFYKRPERMPDMGHYNMVFGVLLLLFIGFTRVWHFLYIQFDPLVCGLFDRVKLPYVTTYWRYVDSLGINQGMSLLMVTSALRERVWQLCGLSYQKIHINIDTTVETIYGSQQGGRKGHNPKNRGKKGFRPVLCFIQETREYFMGKLRRGETIGGEEVAALIRVFKQYLPGCVKEVVLRGDGEFISWEAVKAAREEGFHFIFGNKVCAPSFAPAGWYKARKNDPAEYNEVMYQPAGWGDACRFVCMRIPKEAPSEGNTQLELLEEANYKYRIFVTDLRQPAHTVIEEYDQRADCENLIGEAKREGLEAIPSRKFGNNYAYFQIVMLAYNIWRSFKMLAAHGMRETERHEPTPEMVCKAQEIVDHTIRIGRLKLLFIAAKLATHSGTTEVKYSRHDSRVAGLFRFMDYLDKRRHQAQPWLGGKLWQCKQLPFFGIQQADAFG; encoded by the coding sequence ATGGTTAAAAGGCAAGATAAGGGTAGTGCTGGGAGATGCAAAAATCAAGGGGAAAGTGAATGTCAACCGAAGGCGAATAAAATAGGGCATTCTACGGCATACGACTATTGTCGGGAGCGTTTGAGCCCCTTCGGCGGACTCCTGGGGTTGGTGAAGTTTTTGGATCTCGTGAGATTCAGGGAGATCTTTGAGGGGTTCTATAAGCGGCCGGAGCGCATGCCGGACATGGGGCACTACAACATGGTCTTTGGCGTCCTGCTGCTTTTATTCATCGGATTCACGCGGGTATGGCATTTTTTGTATATTCAGTTTGACCCTTTGGTATGCGGCCTATTCGATCGGGTCAAGCTGCCGTATGTAACGACCTATTGGCGGTACGTGGATTCCTTAGGGATCAACCAGGGGATGTCGCTGCTGATGGTCACGAGTGCCCTTCGGGAGCGGGTGTGGCAGTTGTGCGGCCTGAGTTATCAGAAGATCCATATCAATATAGACACGACGGTGGAAACGATTTACGGCAGTCAGCAGGGCGGACGCAAAGGGCATAATCCCAAGAACCGCGGGAAGAAGGGCTTCCGTCCGGTGTTGTGTTTTATCCAGGAGACCCGTGAATATTTTATGGGCAAGCTTAGAAGAGGCGAGACCATTGGAGGAGAGGAAGTGGCCGCCCTGATCCGCGTCTTCAAGCAGTACCTTCCCGGATGCGTAAAGGAGGTGGTTCTTCGCGGTGACGGAGAATTCATCAGCTGGGAGGCTGTAAAGGCTGCCCGGGAGGAGGGGTTTCACTTCATCTTCGGCAACAAGGTATGTGCGCCGTCGTTTGCCCCTGCCGGATGGTACAAGGCCCGGAAGAATGATCCGGCGGAGTACAACGAAGTCATGTATCAGCCCGCAGGCTGGGGCGATGCTTGCCGATTTGTCTGCATGCGCATACCCAAAGAAGCGCCGTCTGAAGGAAATACGCAGCTTGAACTCCTTGAGGAGGCCAACTATAAATACCGGATATTCGTAACGGATCTTAGGCAACCGGCGCATACGGTGATCGAGGAATATGACCAGAGAGCGGACTGCGAGAACCTGATTGGCGAGGCCAAGCGGGAAGGATTGGAGGCCATTCCTTCACGGAAGTTTGGGAACAACTACGCCTATTTCCAGATCGTGATGCTGGCGTACAACATTTGGCGGTCATTCAAGATGCTGGCTGCGCACGGCATGAGGGAAACGGAGCGGCACGAACCTACACCAGAGATGGTCTGCAAAGCGCAGGAGATCGTAGACCATACCATCCGGATTGGTCGGCTGAAGCTCTTGTTCATCGCCGCCAAGCTCGCGACGCATTCCGGTACAACCGAGGTGAAGTATTCCCGGCATGACAGCCGGGTCGCCGGATTGTTCAGGTTTATGGACTACCTGGATAAGCGTCGTCATCAGGCGCAACCGTGGCTGGGCGGGAAACTGTGGCAGTGCAAGCAGCTGCCTTTTTTTGGAATTCAGCAGGCGGATGCTTTTGGGTAA
- a CDS encoding cation diffusion facilitator family transporter, whose product MAELEHCRADSDENIRSLEANRKALWGAIGITAIVMVVEIIGGFLSNSLALLSDAGHMLADVMALLLSLIALQLAMHPPSLTKTFGLYRMEILAALINGTTLILIAVYILYEAYQRFRSSVVVESRTMLLVATVGLVANGLAAWAMMRTSKESLNIRGAYLHILGDALSSLGVIAGGLVIYFTGWYVVDPIISVGICLVILRGAFVLVKDAVNILLEAVPKEVDLEEVQRALKSIPGVKDLHHVHLWTITSGIHALSAHVLVGDIQMSRTGQILQEVNRLLREKYRIPHTTIQFECENCQEGFYCNMERECVSVTRPHAHEP is encoded by the coding sequence ATGGCCGAACTTGAGCATTGCAGAGCCGATTCCGACGAAAATATTCGTTCTTTAGAAGCGAACCGGAAAGCCCTTTGGGGAGCTATTGGGATAACCGCGATCGTGATGGTCGTTGAAATCATCGGGGGCTTCCTGTCCAATTCCCTGGCTCTTTTAAGCGATGCCGGCCATATGTTGGCCGATGTTATGGCCCTGCTGCTGAGCCTGATTGCCCTTCAATTGGCCATGCACCCGCCCTCCCTCACCAAGACCTTCGGCCTCTACCGCATGGAAATCCTGGCGGCCTTGATTAACGGCACAACCCTAATCCTCATTGCGGTGTACATTCTGTACGAAGCCTACCAGCGTTTCCGATCATCGGTGGTAGTGGAAAGCCGAACCATGCTCCTGGTTGCAACAGTGGGTTTGGTGGCCAATGGATTAGCAGCCTGGGCGATGATGCGGACGAGTAAAGAGAGCCTGAACATCCGGGGTGCTTACCTGCATATATTGGGAGATGCCCTGTCTTCCCTGGGGGTCATTGCCGGGGGGCTGGTCATCTATTTTACTGGCTGGTACGTTGTAGATCCAATCATCAGCGTGGGGATCTGCCTGGTGATTTTGCGAGGGGCTTTTGTGCTGGTGAAAGACGCGGTCAACATCCTGCTGGAGGCCGTGCCCAAAGAAGTCGACCTTGAGGAAGTCCAGAGGGCGCTTAAGTCGATCCCCGGAGTGAAGGATTTGCATCACGTGCATCTATGGACCATTACTTCGGGTATTCATGCCCTGAGCGCTCATGTCCTGGTGGGCGACATCCAGATGAGCCGGACAGGGCAGATCCTTCAGGAAGTTAACCGCCTCCTGAGGGAAAAATATCGCATTCCCCATACTACCATTCAATTCGAATGCGAAAATTGCCAGGAAGGCTTTTACTGTAATATGGAGCGGGAATGCGTGTCCGTAACACGCCCCCATGCTCATGAGCCTTGA